GGAGGATCTTGCAGCTGCGGGTCGCCGCGGGGACGGTGGCGGACGCCACGTACAACCCGGCGAGCGGCGTGCCCCTGCGCACCGGCGCCCAGGCGATCCAGCGGCTCGTGAACCCCGCCACCGGAGCTCTGGCCGTCGCGGCCCAACGCACCCGCCTCTTGACCCTGAACGAGGTCATGGCCATGCCGATGACCGTCGTCGACCCGGTCACGGGCCTCCTCACGGCCTACCCCGGCGGCCCCCTCGAGATCCTGGTCAACAACACCAAGTGGAGCGGCGAGAGGTTCGTCGGCGTCGATGCCGCCGGCCAATACATCAAGCAGCCCATCCCCGGCTTCGTGCCCGACGGGTTGGGGTACAACTACCTCTCGGAGCTCCCGAACGAGGGGGAGACCGAGGTGTGGGAGATCGTCAACCTCACGGCCGACGCCCACCCCATCCACCTGCACCTGGCCCAGTTCCAGATCCTCAACCGGCAAAACTACAACGTCAACAAGTACACCAAGGCCTACGCGGCAGCGTTTCCCGGCGGCGGCTGGGACGTGACCATGGGCATGGCCTGCGCCGCAGGCGCCTTCTGTCCCGGCTACGGACCCCCGCTGGCCTACGATCCCGCGGCGAACCCGCTCTCCGGCGGGAAGCTCGGCGGCAATCCGAACATCGCGCCTTACCTGCAGGGCGCCATCCGGCCTCCGCTCCCGAACGAGGCCGGCTGGAAGGACACGGTGATCGCGTTGCCCGGAGAGGTGACCCGGCTCGCGGTACGCTACGCGCCGACCGACGCCCCGGCCGCCGCGGCGCCGGAAGCGCTCTCCTACCCCTTCGACCCGGGTGGGGGTGGCCTGTACAACTACGTGTGGCACTGCCACATCATCGACCACGAGGATAACGAGATGATGCGGCCGACGACCGTGGTGCCGAACCCGACGGCGGTTCGCTCCGTGGTGGGCGGCATCGGCTACTGACCGCTGGAAGACGGGCCAGGGCTTTGGAGCACAGCGCCGCGCCGCGGCACGGCGGAAGACCCTGGTCCCGCATCCCCCCACGCATCCGCGGGTCGACGCGGCCTGCCCCGGCTGGTACGGTGGAGCCGGCCGACGTGGGTGGGAAACCTCGGGAGGAGGAAAGACCATGGGGGATCGGAGTGCTCTCGCGACCGCCGCCGCTGCGCTCGCCCTTGCCGCGGCCGTGGCCCTGGCCGGCTGGTTCGTCGGGGACGGGCTCTACCGCGCCCGCAAGAGCGATCGGTACGTGTCGGTGAAGGGGTTCGCGGAGCGGGAGGTCCCCGCGAACCTGGCGCTGTGGCCCATCGTCTTCTCCGTCACGGCCAACGACCTCGGCACGCTCCAGCGGCAGGTGGACGAGGGCACGGCGAAGATCCGGGCGTTCCTCGGGCCCGCCTTCGGCCCCGAGGAGATCTCGGCCGGGGCGCCGCGCATCACGGACCGGGAGGCCCAGGGGATGATCAGCCCCGAGCGGCCGGGGCCCCGGTATGTTGCCGAGGCGGTCGTGACGGTGCGGACCTCTAAGATCGGCGCGGTGCGGGAGACCCTGGCGCGCTCGGGCGAGCTGGTGGGCCGGGGGGTGGCGCTGATTCGCAGCTACGAGTACAACACCCAGTACCTCTTCACCGACCTCGAGTCCATCAAACCTCCCATGATCGCTGAGGCCACCCAAGATGCCCGGCGCGCGGCCGAGCAATTCGCCCGGGACTCGGGCAGCCGCGTGGGCGGGATCCGCAACGCCCAGCAGGGACTGTTCAGCGTGGAGGACCGAGACTCCTTCTCCCCGGAGGTGAAGAAGGTCCGCGTGGTCACCACCGTGCAGTTCTTCCTCGAGGACTGATCCCAGAGAACGGCGCGGGTCTGGGGAGGCTGCACCGCGCAGGGAACTGCCGGGTCCCCGTGGATCAGTCGGGACTGCCCGAACACGCCGGTTGTTCCTGCCGGGAGGCTTCGAGCTGGCGAATCGTCTTTCGTAGCTGCAGGCAGGAAGGGATGGCGACGCACAGGACGACGAACGCTCCGAGGGCGACGAAGGAGAGTTGCCACAAGCCGGCAGCGGCGGTGTAGGACCCGGGGGCGCCCGGTGCCGCCGCCCACGCAGGGGCGTGGCCGAGGAGCAGCAGTGCCGCGGTCGTCGTCTTGCTTCGGGTGCCTCGCATGGTTCGTCCTTTCTTCTGGCCCACGCGGGGACATGGTGTTTCCCTGTGCGATCCCGGAGTTCCGCGGGGCTTCGGGTCAGGTGAGGTCGATCAGATCCAGACTCTCTACGATGGTTCTCTGTTCCCGTAGGTCGTGCACCGACACGCGCAGCCGCTTTCGATTGTCGACGTTGAACTCAAGGTGCAGACGCCGCTCGCCCCAGCGTCCCGGGGGGTCGACGGGTATCACGAGGGGGCCGTCCATTGCGGGCTCGGGCTCCGGCTCTTTCTGAACCCCCACGATGCTGACCTGCTTGTTCTCGCCGAAGACCACCTCCCACAAGGTGCCTTTGCCGTTGACCGTGCTGGTCTTGAACACCTCGAGGTTTACGGCAGTCTGGCCATCGTAGTAGGTGTTCACGACGTAGCAGGCCGTGGGCCTGCGCGTCGGAAACCGGGTGAAGCGGTCCACTACGACCGGGTAGATGTACTCTCCGCTCACGGGATCTCGCATGCGCACCGAGTACGCGGAGCGCACCATGTCGTCTCGGTGTCGATCGGCGAAAACGGCCAGTCCTCCTCGGCACGCGGCCAGCCCTGCCGGATCCCAGAGGACCTTCTCGCCGAACCACTCCTCCATCATCCGTCGCACCGGAGACAGGGAGCTGCCGCCGCCGGTCAGCAGGACACGTTGGGCATCTTCGAGCTGCAAATTCACGAGTCGGGCCTGCTCGCGCATGCGGTCCAGGACCACGCGAACGTAGTCGGTTGCATCGAGCCCGCCGAGCATCGGCCGACATGTGTCGAGGTCGAGCCCATCCAGGCTGGTGTCGTGCAACACGAGGTTTCTGCCGTCCAGGGCGGCCGCCGGGACGTCGGATGCGGCCTGATGCCGCTGCCACAGGGCCGCCAGCTTCAAGTCCGCCATCCCAACGGGCACACGGGCCGAGGCCCTCACGACCGGCGACGTGTCCGATTGGGCTCCAAGCGGGTAGAACTGCACGAGCCGTGCGCGGATCGAGGAAAAGCCGTAGTCGACGACCAGGAGCAGGTCCTCTTCGAAAAGGTTTATGCCGTGGCCCACAGCCAGGGCCATGTCCTCGTCGACCGGAGTCGCCGAGCGAGCGCCCGCGCAGGGGACCGAGCGGAGCCAGTCGGCACACGCGTTCCCTTTGCTGGACGGGCAGATCAAGGCCAGATCGAAGTCGCCCTCCAGATGGCCGCCCAGATGTTCCACCAGGAGTCTCAGGTACTCTGACGCCGCCTGCTTGTGGGAGATGCGTCGCCCTCCCACGATGCGCGGAACGTCGGCCGGGTGCATCACGTGGTCTTTGAGGTCCTGAAACGTGCCTTCCGCATGATAGTTTCCCGACCGCAGCACCTGGTCGCCGATCTCCACGGTATCCCCCAGATGGATGAGAGACGGCACGAACCAAGCCTCGGGCGCAGGCTGGGTGACGCGCGCGATGCCCTGGAGCGGCCCGCACCCTTTCCACGCGGCATCCTCGACGATCACCGCGGTGTTGTAGTTGCCAAAGTGGATCGCGACCCGTGTCACGTGCGCTCCTCCCCCATGGGCTGCCCCAGATCTCGCCCCGCATTCCAGGGTTTGTGGTGGTCAGGGTGCGACGGACTCCCTGGCAGTGGCTCACCGTCCTTCTGCACGTGGCATGCCAACGCGGGTCCGGATTCCCTGCGCCCGGGGAACTTGAGAAAAAGAGTACGAGGGGTGGGGGGAGAACGCGTCGAAACGTATGAGCGGAACATACACCCCGCCAGACGGGGGGAGCGCCGTAGTGCTGCGAAAATGCTGGACGGGCACTCGAGGATCTCGGCGCCCTCGCCCCGGTGGACGGTGTATCAGCCGGGAATACCGCTTCGGAGGTAGGACATGGGACCGTGAAGGGCTGCCACGGGCCGACGCGCATGATGGGACGGCTGGAGTCGGGGGACGAGCGGAGGGATCCAGCACGCCTCGATCTTCCTGCGCTCCTCTCAGAGCCTGTGAAACAATCTGCTACGCGACCGGAGTGCTTCGTTGCGCACTCGCTCACTCCTCGCCTATCTACACGATATGTCTCGTCGTTCGCTCACGCGCGCCTCGCACTCCGGTCTGCTCGCGACGATTCCTTCACAGGCTCTCCGTTCCTCTGCGGGTCGGCGGCGGTTCCCCGGGTGGGGGCGGGAGCACCCAGGCAATCCGCCCCGCGCCCCCGGGTGGTCTGGAGCCCGCGGTGCCGTTTCGCGTGGCCCCAAGAACCGCCTCTTCATTCGGTCCACAGGGGCAGCCGCGTCGCCTCGTCGTGGCCCCGGTGGAGCTCCGCGCCCTCCAGGACCTCGATGGCGAGCTCGCAGGCGAAGACCCGGGTGCCGGGGACCAGGTGCCCGCCGAAGGCCCGGCCCTGGGCGTCGCCCAGGGTGAGGTGGGCGTGGACCATGGGCTGGCCGTCCCGCAGGGAGACGTTGCCGACCAGGGCGAGAATTTCCATGTCCTGGTCGAAGTCCAGGTAGCGATACTCGTAGGCCTCCTGATCGTAATACCCCACCCGCGCCTTCTCCACGGCCCCCAGGGCCTCGAGGCGCCCCAGGCGGACCCCCTCCTGCCGCACCAGGGCCGTCAGGGCCTCCAGGAGGTCGTCTCCCCGCTGGAGCCGTCCCAGCAGGACGTCTTTCGGGCGTACCCGCTTGATGAGCATCGAAGCCCTCCCTTCCATGAAGTTTCCTCGGGCGCGCACCTTACCATCCGCTCCGGGCCCGCACAAAGTCCCCTGGTTGCACGGGCCCGGGATTCGGCTACTCTCGGAGCGCCTGTGACCCGGGAGGAGGAAGATCCATGGAGGCGCGAAACGACCTGGCCCTGCTGACCGACCTCTATGAGCTCACCATGGCGGCGGCCTACCACCGAAGGGGGATGTTCGCGCCGGCCACCTTCAGCCTCTTCATCCGGGAGTATCCTCCGAACCGGGGGTTCCTGGTGAGCGCGGGGCTGGAGGACGTGCTCGCCTACCTGGAGTCCTTTGGCTTCTCCCCTTCGGACCTCGCCTATCTGGAAGGGCTGGGGCTTTTCTCCCGGGACTTTCTGGGCTACCTGGAGGGGGTGCGCTTCACCGGCGACGTGGTGGCCCTGGGGGAGGGGCGGGTCTTCTTTCGGGACGAGCCCATCCTGGAGGTCACGGCGCCCATCATCGAGGCGCAGCTCGTGGAGACCTTCGTGCTCAACGCCGTGAACCTCCAGACCGCCATCGCCACCAAGGCGGCCCGGTGCGTCCACGCGGCCCGGGGGCGCAGCCTCGTGGACTTCTCCCTGCGGCGCACCCACGGCCCGGATGCGGGGCTCCGGGTGGCGCGGGCGAGCTACCTGGCCGGGTTCTGGGGCACGAGCAACGTGCTGGCCGGCAAGCGTTACGGCATCCCGGTGGCGGGCACCATGGCCCATTCCTTCGTGACGAGCTTCGAGGACGAGACCGAGGCCTTCCGGGCCTTTGCGGAAACCTTTCCCCAAAACACCGTGCTCCTCGTCGACACCTACGACACCGTGGCCGGCGCCCGCAAGGCGGCGGCCGTGGGCCGCGAGATGAAGGCACGAGGCGAGCGGCTGCGCGGGGTGCGGCTCGACAGCGGAGACATGGCCGCCCTGAGCCGGCAGGTCCGGCAGGTGCTGCGGGAGGAAGGGCTCGGCGACGCCACGATCTTCGCCAGCGGCGGCTTCGACGAATTCAAGATTGCCCGGGCCCTGGCCGGGGGGGCCGAGATCGACGCCTTCGGGGTGGGCACCAAGATGGGGGTCTCCGCCGACGCGCCGTACAACGACATCGCCTACAAGCTCGTCCAGTACGACGGCCGCCCGGTGCTCAAGCTCAGCGCGGGAAAGGTGACCCTGGCCGGGGAGAAGCAGATCTTCCGCGAGGTCCGGGAGGGCCGCCTCGCGGGGGACACGCTGGCCCTGCGCGGCGAGACCCTGCCGGGCGAGCCGCTCCTGCGCCCGGTCCTGGCAGGAGGAACGCGCACCGGGCCCCCGGAGCCCCTGGGCGTGGCCCGGGAGCGGCTGCTCGCCGAGCTCTCCCGGCTTCCCGAGGCCCACAAGGCCCTGGAGGGTCCGGAGCCCTTTCCCGTCTCCCTGAGCCCCGCGCTGCGGGACAGCCAGGAGCAGGTCGTCCACCACGTGCGGGAAAAGGAGCTCGGGGAGAGCTGACACTCGGGCCGCAAACCGGTACCCTCGCCCCCTCTTCTCCGACACGGGAGCCTCCCCGATGGACGCCTTTCCGCGCGAACTAGCCCCGGGCCTCTGGGTGCTCGGCGACCCCTATACGAACGTCTACCTGGCGCGGGGAGGCCGCCGGTCCGCTCTCATCGAGGCGGGCATCTCGGCCGGGGTGGACGCGGTACTGCAACAACTCGCCGCCCTCGGAGCGAAGCCGGGCGCGATCGTGGTGCCCCATCCCCACGCGGACCACGTGACGGGCCTGCCGGGGCTCCGGGAGCGGTTTCCCGCCGCGGAGGTCCTGGCGGGCCTCGGGGCCGCAGCGTTTCTGGCCCATCCCCGCGCCGCCGCGGCCGCCGTGGCCGAGGATCGGCACCTGTGGGAGTTCTACCGGCGCGCGGGGCTCTCCCCGGGGCGGCTGCCCCTGGACGCGGCACCCTCCCTGGAGGGGTGCCGGACCGTGGCCGACGGGGAAGCTCTGGACCTGGGGGGGCTCACCCTGCGCTTCCTCGCGGTGGGCGGCCACGCCCCCGGGCAGCTCGCCGTGCACCTGCCGGAGGCCGGGGCCCTGGCCGTCTCCGACGCCCTGGGGTTTCGCTTCCCGGGGCGGGGCTTCCTTCCCGTCTACTTCACCTCCCTGGCCGAGCACCTGGCCACCCTCGACCGGCTGGAAGCCCTGGTGCCCCAAATCCTGTGCCCGGCCCACCTGGGGCCGCTGGCCGGGGAGGAGGCGCGGGAGGCCTTTGGGGATGCCCGGGCAGCCACCCACCGCCTGGCGGCCCGGGTGCGGGTCAACCGCCACCGCCTCGAGGCCTTCGCCGAGGAGCTCTTCCAAGAGATCTACACCGGCGAGTTTCGCATGTACACCGAAGCCAACATCCGCAACTGCGTGGCCCTGCTCTTGCGGCGCAGCCTGGAGGGCGAGGCCGCCGCGCAGGGCCGTGGGCCTGCACCCCAGACCCGGTGACGGGCCCGCCCGATCGGTTCTGGCCAACGCACACGGAAAGGGAAAGGAGCCCCGGATGGTGACGGAGGCGGCGTGGAACGACAACCGGTTCTGGCCCCTGTGAGCGGCACCGAGGCCGCGCCGCTGCCCGCGGAGGGCTTTTGCCGGGACCTGGTCGAAAACCTCTTCGACGGGGTCTACTTCGTGGACCTGGAGCGCCGCATTACGTACTGGAACCGCGGCGCCGAGCGCATCACGGGGTACCGGGCAGAGGAGGTGATCGGTTCCCGGTGCGCGGACAACCTGCTGGTGCACGTGGACGAGTCCGGCGTGCAGCTCTGCCGGGAAGGCTGCCCCCTGGAGGCCACCTGCCGGGACGGCCGCCTCCGGGAAGCGCGCGTCTTCCTGCGCCACCGGGGGGGCCACCGGGTGCCGGTGCTGGTGCGGGCATCCCCCATCCGCGACGGGCAGGGCCGCATCATCGGGGCGGCCGAGGTCTTCTCCGACGTCTCCGCCCAGGCCGAGGCCCAATGGCGGGCCGAGGAGCTCGAAAAGCTCGCCCTCCTGGACCACCTCACCGGCGCCGCCAATCGGCGCTACATGGAAATCCTGCTCGCGGCCAGGCTGGGGGAGCTGGAGCGGTACGGATGGCCGCTCGGGGTCCTCTTTGCCGACGTGGACCGTTTCAAGGAGCTCAACGACGCCTTCGGCCACGCCGCGGGAGACCGGACCCTGGCCCTGGTGGCGCGGACCCTGGCGTCGGGCGCCCGCTCCTTCGACGTGGTGGGGCGCTGGGGGGGCGAGGAGTTTCTCGTGCTCCTGGTCAACGTCACCGGAGCCGAGCTGGAGGAAATCGCCGAGCGCCTGCGGCTGCTCGTGGAGAGCTCGCGCCTGCCGATTGCCTCGGGGGACCTTCACCTCACGGTCTCCATCGGCGCCACCCTCGCGGTCCCCGGCGATACGCCCGAGGCGCTGGTCGGGCGCGCCGACGCCCTCATGTACCGGAGCAAGCACGGCGGTCGCAACCGCGTCACCACCGACCTGGGGACCCAGGGTACAGGNNNNNNNNNNNNNNNNNNNNNNNNNNNNNNNNNNNNNNNNNNNNNNNNNNNNNNNNNNNNNNNNNNNNNNNNNNNNNNNNNNNNNNNNNNNNNNNNNNNNCCGGACGTTGCCTGGGAGGTTCCCTGAGCTGCCGTCGGCAACCCACGTGTTGCCAAGACGCACACATCGGGCTACGCTCGCTGCATGAAGCGCTTTGTGTGGAGCGACGAGAAGAACGCACTCCTGCAAGAGACGCGGGGCGTGTCGTTCGAGGCTGTCGTGTTCCACATCGAGCGGGGCGACGTGCTGGACATCCTGGGACACCCGAACCCCGTGCGGTACCCGGCGCAACGCATCTTGGTGGTCCGGGTCGGCGATTACGCCCACTTGGTGCCGTTCGTGGAAGACGACGCGACGGTGTTCTTGAAGACGATCATCCCGAGCCGAAAGGCCACCCGGAGGTAGCCTGAATCCGAGGACGACCATGATTGACCTCGACGACGAAGAGAGGGAACTGCGCGAGTCCTACGACCGCGGCGAGTGGGAATCGGTCCACGACCTCGTTGCCGAGAAGGCGCGCTACACCGGGTACGCCCGCGAGGCCCTGCGCAAGGACAAGCGACTGAACCTGCGCATCAGCTCGCGCGACCTCGAGGCCCTCCAGAAGCGGGCCGTGGAAGAAGGCCTCCCCTACCAGACCCTGGCGGCCAGCATCCTGCACAAGTACGTGTCGGGGCGGCTGCAAGAGAGGAACGGGTAGGCCCGCCCACGGCGGGCGACTGCCGCGAGCGAGGGATTGGTCAAGGGATTCATCGACGACATCGCCGCCTGGCATCGCCACTTCTCCGTAAGGCGATCCCCTCACCGGCCGGGAGGAGAGCTCGGATGGATACGAAAACGATCGATGTCCGGAAGAAGCAGATTCAGCTCCCCGAGTTGATGCGTTGGGTTCGGGCCGGCACCGAGGTGGTCCTGAGCGAGGGGGACCAGCCTTTCGCCCGCGTCGTGCCCATCGCGCGGGCTCCCGAACAGCGCAAGCCCGGTCTGCATCCGGGCGCCATGACCACAGCCGACGATTTCGACGCGCCGCTCGACGATCAGTTCTGGGCCGGCAAGTGAAGCTCTTGCTCGACACCCACGCCTTCATCTGGTGGGACAGCGAACCGTCCAAGCTCGGGCGCCGGGCTCTCGATGCGTGCTGCGACCCCGCCAACACGGTCCTGCTCAGCGTCGCCAGCGCCTGGGAGATGGAGATCAAGCGCCAACTGGGGAAACTCGCCTTGCGTATGCCACTGCCGGAGATCATCGCGCAGCAGCGGGCCGCGAACGGGATCGGCCTGCTCGACCTCCAGTTTCCCCACGTCCTCCAACTCGGCTCCCTGCCCACACCGCACAAAGATCCCTTCGATCGCATCCTGGTCGCACAAGCGCTGGTGGAGGGCGCCACGTTGGTCACCGTTGATCCCGCCATCGAGGCCTACCCAGTGCCCGTGCTGTGGTGACACAAGAAAACGCCACGACGGCTCTCCCACGGGCCATTGGCCCCGGTTCTGCGGCTGAAGTCACCGACATATCTCCCCACGGCCTGTGGCTGCTCGCGGGCGGCGAAGAGCTGTTCCTGGCCTTCGACGCCTTCCCCTGGTTCCGCCACGTCCGGGGCGCCGCGGCCCGGCGGGTCGAGGAACCCGGCCCGGGCCACTTCCGCTGGCCCGACCTCGACGTCGACCTCACCCGCGACTCCATCCTCCACCCCGCACGCCAGCCACTGGTGTCGGGGCAGGGGGCGGGGGCCGTGCACGAGCCCGGGACGTAGCGCCGAACCGCCTGCCCGGGCGCGCGGTCCGCTACCTGCCCCGGCAGCCGAGGATTACCCATCCACACCAAGCCGAAGCTTGCCGACGTGCTCGACTCGGTGGAGCAGCTCTCGACCGACGAGCAAGAGGAACTGGTCGCCATCGTCCGCCGGCGCCTGGCAGGCCGCCGCCGCGCCAGACTGGCCGCC
The nucleotide sequence above comes from Thermodesulfobacteriota bacterium. Encoded proteins:
- a CDS encoding multicopper oxidase domain-containing protein translates to ALPAGLAAYGLDNAGVFEPTVPLVIQDRAFDTAGQLFFQADGAGGILWAPNPEHPYWSPEFVGDTIVVNGKAWPYLNVQARRYRFLFLNGSNARTYEMSLLNQATGAIGPPLWVIATDGGYLDAPVKIDPALGQRLVMQPGERYEVIVDFAGFGGTNLIIRNTGRTPYPKGAPPQGSTLGRILQLRVAAGTVADATYNPASGVPLRTGAQAIQRLVNPATGALAVAAQRTRLLTLNEVMAMPMTVVDPVTGLLTAYPGGPLEILVNNTKWSGERFVGVDAAGQYIKQPIPGFVPDGLGYNYLSELPNEGETEVWEIVNLTADAHPIHLHLAQFQILNRQNYNVNKYTKAYAAAFPGGGWDVTMGMACAAGAFCPGYGPPLAYDPAANPLSGGKLGGNPNIAPYLQGAIRPPLPNEAGWKDTVIALPGEVTRLAVRYAPTDAPAAAAPEALSYPFDPGGGGLYNYVWHCHIIDHEDNEMMRPTTVVPNPTAVRSVVGGIGY
- a CDS encoding SIMPL domain-containing protein (The SIMPL domain is named for its presence in mouse protein SIMPL (signalling molecule that associates with mouse pelle-like kinase). Bacterial member BP26, from Brucella, was shown to assemble into a channel-like structure, while YggE from E. coli has been associated with resistance to oxidative stress.); this translates as MGDRSALATAAAALALAAAVALAGWFVGDGLYRARKSDRYVSVKGFAEREVPANLALWPIVFSVTANDLGTLQRQVDEGTAKIRAFLGPAFGPEEISAGAPRITDREAQGMISPERPGPRYVAEAVVTVRTSKIGAVRETLARSGELVGRGVALIRSYEYNTQYLFTDLESIKPPMIAEATQDARRAAEQFARDSGSRVGGIRNAQQGLFSVEDRDSFSPEVKKVRVVTTVQFFLED
- a CDS encoding PPC domain-containing DNA-binding protein — translated: MLIKRVRPKDVLLGRLQRGDDLLEALTALVRQEGVRLGRLEALGAVEKARVGYYDQEAYEYRYLDFDQDMEILALVGNVSLRDGQPMVHAHLTLGDAQGRAFGGHLVPGTRVFACELAIEVLEGAELHRGHDEATRLPLWTE
- a CDS encoding nicotinate phosphoribosyltransferase, giving the protein MEARNDLALLTDLYELTMAAAYHRRGMFAPATFSLFIREYPPNRGFLVSAGLEDVLAYLESFGFSPSDLAYLEGLGLFSRDFLGYLEGVRFTGDVVALGEGRVFFRDEPILEVTAPIIEAQLVETFVLNAVNLQTAIATKAARCVHAARGRSLVDFSLRRTHGPDAGLRVARASYLAGFWGTSNVLAGKRYGIPVAGTMAHSFVTSFEDETEAFRAFAETFPQNTVLLVDTYDTVAGARKAAAVGREMKARGERLRGVRLDSGDMAALSRQVRQVLREEGLGDATIFASGGFDEFKIARALAGGAEIDAFGVGTKMGVSADAPYNDIAYKLVQYDGRPVLKLSAGKVTLAGEKQIFREVREGRLAGDTLALRGETLPGEPLLRPVLAGGTRTGPPEPLGVARERLLAELSRLPEAHKALEGPEPFPVSLSPALRDSQEQVVHHVREKELGES
- a CDS encoding MBL fold metallo-hydrolase, with the translated sequence MDAFPRELAPGLWVLGDPYTNVYLARGGRRSALIEAGISAGVDAVLQQLAALGAKPGAIVVPHPHADHVTGLPGLRERFPAAEVLAGLGAAAFLAHPRAAAAAVAEDRHLWEFYRRAGLSPGRLPLDAAPSLEGCRTVADGEALDLGGLTLRFLAVGGHAPGQLAVHLPEAGALAVSDALGFRFPGRGFLPVYFTSLAEHLATLDRLEALVPQILCPAHLGPLAGEEAREAFGDARAATHRLAARVRVNRHRLEAFAEELFQEIYTGEFRMYTEANIRNCVALLLRRSLEGEAAAQGRGPAPQTR
- a CDS encoding sensor domain-containing diguanylate cyclase, producing MERQPVLAPVSGTEAAPLPAEGFCRDLVENLFDGVYFVDLERRITYWNRGAERITGYRAEEVIGSRCADNLLVHVDESGVQLCREGCPLEATCRDGRLREARVFLRHRGGHRVPVLVRASPIRDGQGRIIGAAEVFSDVSAQAEAQWRAEELEKLALLDHLTGAANRRYMEILLAARLGELERYGWPLGVLFADVDRFKELNDAFGHAAGDRTLALVARTLASGARSFDVVGRWGGEEFLVLLVNVTGAELEEIAERLRLLVESSRLPIASGDLHLTVSIGATLAVPGDTPEALVGRADALMYRSKHGGRNRVTTDLGTQGTG
- a CDS encoding toxin; its protein translation is MKRFVWSDEKNALLQETRGVSFEAVVFHIERGDVLDILGHPNPVRYPAQRILVVRVGDYAHLVPFVEDDATVFLKTIIPSRKATRR
- a CDS encoding antitoxin, with amino-acid sequence MIDLDDEERELRESYDRGEWESVHDLVAEKARYTGYAREALRKDKRLNLRISSRDLEALQKRAVEEGLPYQTLAASILHKYVSGRLQERNG
- a CDS encoding toxin-antitoxin (TA) system antitoxin: MDTKTIDVRKKQIQLPELMRWVRAGTEVVLSEGDQPFARVVPIARAPEQRKPGLHPGAMTTADDFDAPLDDQFWAGK
- a CDS encoding type II toxin-antitoxin system VapC family toxin; translation: MKLLLDTHAFIWWDSEPSKLGRRALDACCDPANTVLLSVASAWEMEIKRQLGKLALRMPLPEIIAQQRAANGIGLLDLQFPHVLQLGSLPTPHKDPFDRILVAQALVEGATLVTVDPAIEAYPVPVLW
- a CDS encoding DUF2442 domain-containing protein encodes the protein MTQENATTALPRAIGPGSAAEVTDISPHGLWLLAGGEELFLAFDAFPWFRHVRGAAARRVEEPGPGHFRWPDLDVDLTRDSILHPARQPLVSGQGAGAVHEPGT